From Candidatus Ancaeobacter aquaticus, one genomic window encodes:
- the rplX gene encoding 50S ribosomal protein L24 — protein MIKTKIKKDDTVVAIKGKDNGKTGRVLHVFYKTGKVLVEGINFVKKTSRPNRNNPQGGIINVERPLPLSNVMFYCGKCKTGVRVSIRALGSEGKERFCKKCEETI, from the coding sequence ATGATAAAAACAAAGATAAAGAAAGACGATACAGTAGTTGCCATTAAAGGTAAAGACAATGGGAAGACCGGAAGAGTTCTCCATGTCTTTTATAAAACAGGTAAAGTGCTCGTTGAGGGAATTAATTTTGTAAAAAAGACATCGCGTCCAAACAGAAATAATCCTCAAGGGGGAATTATTAACGTTGAGCGGCCTCTTCCTCTTTCTAATGTAATGTTTTACTGCGGGAAATGTAAAACCGGCGTGAGGGTATCTATTCGCGCTTTAGGAAGTGAAGGAAAAGAACGATTCTGTAAAAAGTGTGAAGAAACAATTTAA
- the rplE gene encoding 50S ribosomal protein L5 — MARLHKKYKEEIALKMKEKFEYKTVYQVPRLDKIVINMGVGKAASEPQAIEEAARDLSIITGQKPQMQKSKKSISNFRLRKGNIIGCRVTLRNKRMYEFFDRLVSIAIPRIRDFRGLTRKSFDGSGNYTMGLPDQMIFPEIDFDKVKRTQGMDITFVTTGKTDEEASELLELLGMPFKGKE, encoded by the coding sequence ATGGCACGTTTGCATAAAAAATATAAAGAAGAAATAGCATTAAAAATGAAGGAAAAGTTTGAGTACAAAACCGTCTATCAAGTTCCGAGACTTGATAAGATAGTTATTAACATGGGTGTGGGAAAGGCTGCTAGCGAGCCGCAAGCTATAGAGGAAGCGGCAAGAGATCTATCGATTATTACCGGCCAGAAACCACAAATGCAAAAATCAAAGAAAAGCATATCGAATTTTAGATTGCGCAAAGGCAACATTATCGGCTGCAGAGTAACGTTGCGCAATAAAAGAATGTATGAATTTTTTGATAGATTGGTGAGTATTGCGATTCCTCGCATTAGGGACTTTAGAGGGTTAACAAGGAAATCATTTGATGGAAGTGGTAACTATACGATGGGGCTGCCGGATCAAATGATATTTCCTGAAATTGATTTTGATAAAGTTAAGAGAACTCAAGGGATGGATATTACGTTTGTAACAACAGGAAAAACAGATGAAGAGGCAAGTGAGCTTTTAGAATTGCTTGGAATGCCTTTTAAGGGTAAGGAGTAA
- the rpsQ gene encoding 30S ribosomal protein S17 translates to MVQDKSSKSNVKEKLGIVVSDNMDKTVVVKSERTYRHPLYKKVIRSSRKYHAHDEGNVSKKGDTVRIVESRPLSKLKRWKLVEVVKKASA, encoded by the coding sequence ATGGTCCAAGACAAGAGTAGTAAGAGTAACGTAAAAGAAAAACTGGGAATAGTTGTTTCAGACAACATGGATAAAACGGTAGTGGTGAAATCTGAAAGAACATATCGCCATCCATTGTATAAAAAAGTGATTAGAAGCAGCAGGAAATACCATGCGCACGATGAAGGCAATGTTTCTAAAAAAGGTGATACGGTAAGAATAGTCGAGAGCCGTCCTTTAAGTAAATTAAAAAGATGGAAATTAGTTGAAGTTGTGAAAAAGGCAAGTGCTTAG
- the rplN gene encoding 50S ribosomal protein L14 has translation MIQMQSRLNVADNTGAKKVMCIKVLGGTRRRYASIGDVIVVSIKEADPDSIIKKGEIAKGVIVRTKNAIKRNDGSSLRFDKNAIVIIDDQLNPKGTRIFGPVARELRERNFMKIISLAPEVI, from the coding sequence ATGATACAAATGCAATCGAGACTCAACGTAGCCGATAATACGGGAGCTAAAAAGGTAATGTGTATAAAAGTATTAGGCGGAACACGAAGACGATACGCTTCCATCGGTGATGTTATTGTTGTATCTATAAAAGAAGCTGATCCGGATTCTATTATAAAAAAGGGTGAAATAGCCAAAGGCGTTATTGTTCGAACAAAAAATGCTATCAAGAGAAATGATGGCTCTAGTTTGCGGTTTGACAAAAATGCAATTGTGATAATTGACGATCAACTTAATCCAAAAGGAACTCGTATTTTTGGTCCCGTAGCACGTGAGCTTCGTGAAAGAAATTTTATGAAAATAATATCATTGGCACCTGAAGTTATTTAA
- the rpmC gene encoding 50S ribosomal protein L29, with translation MKAKELRELSEKEIDVKVRELRSSLLQKRLQSKTGQMEQPSQIRLLRHDIARILTVANEKKSGKNKE, from the coding sequence ATGAAAGCAAAAGAGCTGAGGGAGCTTTCTGAAAAAGAAATAGATGTAAAGGTAAGAGAATTAAGAAGCTCTTTATTGCAGAAAAGATTGCAAAGTAAAACAGGTCAAATGGAACAACCAAGTCAAATAAGATTACTCAGGCATGATATTGCGCGTATTTTGACTGTGGCAAATGAGAAAAAATCTGGCAAGAATAAAGAATAA